In Dromaius novaehollandiae isolate bDroNov1 chromosome 16, bDroNov1.hap1, whole genome shotgun sequence, one genomic interval encodes:
- the ACTL10 gene encoding actin-like protein 10, with amino-acid sequence MEKTAVIIDNGSSFTRAGFAGQKKPTFVLRTMSLHPSCPGAIWETPCHLTPAESRIGFATEPRTYPLKHGVIVDWDSMENLWSHLFFCGLKALPEEHPVLMTDSPSCPTTNREKVAEVLFETFRVPALHVSNTGFLSLCAYGRITGLAVEAGAGVSHVTSVCLGQTWREATYRLDVAGCFLSNYLHNLLMKSSNVPPVLKALKKTTVIQLKKQCCYVSMDYEGDLQDQARHHPAGFRTPDGHWITLHKERFCCPEPLFQPKLLNQSSPGLHLLTFQSLQKVPDHCRRDVMGNVVLSGGSSMFPGFPERMCLELNALFHGTDCQIKLLATPERGMAAWAGGSMTASLNSFQHMWMGKGEYKEHGAEYVHTKFQ; translated from the coding sequence ATGGAAAAGACTGCAGTCATCATAGACAATGGTAGCAGCTTCACCCGGGCAGGCTTTGCAGGCCAGAAAAAACCCACATTTGTGCTAAGGACCATGTCTCTGCATCCCAGCTGCCCAGGTGCAATATGGGAGACCCCGTGTCATCTCACTCCAGCTGAAAGCAGGATAGGTTTTGCCACAGAACCCAGGACTTACCCACTCAAGCACGGCGTCATTGTAGACTGGGACAGTATGGAAAACCTATGGAGCCACCTCTTCTTCTGTGGCCTGAAAGCCCTCCCAGAGGAACATCCAGTGCTCATGACTGACTCCCCCTCTTGCCCCACCACTAACCGGGAAAAGGTGGCAGAGGTTCTTTTCGAGACCTTCAGAGTGCCAGCCTTGCATGTGTCTAACACGGGGTTCCTCTCCCTCTGTGCCTATGGCAGAATCACTGGTTTGGCCGTGGAGGCTGGGGCAGGAGTGTCTCATGTCACCTCTGTCTGCTTGGGCCAGACCTGGAGGGAGGCCACCTACCGCCTTGACGTGGCTGGCTGCTTTCTCTCCAACTATTTGCATAACCTGCTGATGAAGAGCTCCAATGTTCCCCCAGTTTTGAAGGCTTTGAAGAAGACGACTGTGATCCAGCTGAAGAAGCAATGTTGCTATGTCTCCATGGACTATGAAGGGGACCTCCAAGACCAAGCTCGCCATCACCCAGCAGGATTCCGGACCCCCGATGGGCACTGGATAACTCTGCATAAGGAACGATTCTGCTGCCCGGAGCCACTCTTCCAACCAAAGCTACTCAACCAAAGTTCTCCAGGGCTCCACCTCTTGACCTTCCAAAGCCTCCAGAAGGTACCAGATCACTGCAGGAGGGATGTGATGGGTAATGTTGTGCTGTCAGGGGGCTCCTCAATGTTTCCTGGCTTTCCTGAGAGGATGTGCTTGGAGCTGAATGCCTTGTTCCATGGCACAGACTGCCAGATTAAACTCCTGGCTACCCCGGAGAGGGGCATGGCAGCCTGGGCTGGAGGCTCGATGACAGCGTCACTCAACTCCTTCCAGCACATGTGGATGGGAAAGGGCGAGTACAAGGAGCACGGCGCAGAGTACGTGCATACAAAGTTCCAGTAG